A window of Castanea sativa cultivar Marrone di Chiusa Pesio chromosome 1, ASM4071231v1 contains these coding sequences:
- the LOC142613938 gene encoding uncharacterized protein LOC142613938, whose amino-acid sequence MLLSTDEAKLSLEDVMWKLLMNEDMGEDHIAQVVTTAWALWHNRKEVRCGGVRKSRQQIFRWASNHLREYRAAIAQDNPVASMTQQGVVWAPLWGGQFKINVDGAIFTKQKAVGVGVVIRDSEGWLEATLSKKIPVPLSAAEAEAKAFEVGLLFAKEVSVRDVILKGDSMIINNALCNYSLAPSSIAAMVQGIQDVSGDFRSVGCSNVRRQGNLPAHILAKYASSMTNYVAWIEEDPCCIMQALVCDVNSLSKMQ is encoded by the coding sequence ATGTTATTGAGCACCGATGAAGCGAAGTTGTCTTTGGAGGACGTTATGTGGAAGTTGCTGATGAATGAAGACATGGGAGAGGATCACATAGCGCAGGTAGTCACTACTGCATGGGCACTGTGGCACAATCGTAAAGAGGTGAGGTGTGGTGGTGTAAGGAAGTCAAGGCAGCAAATATTTAGATGGGCGTCAAACCATCTTAGGGAGTACAGGGCGGCGATTGCACAAGATAACCCAGTAGCTTCCATGACTCAGCAAGGTGTGGTGTGGGCTCCTCTGTGGGGTGGGCAGTTCAAAATTAACGTTGATGGGGCAATTTTTACGAAGCAGAAAGCAGTGGGAGTTGGGGTGGTAATTAGAGATAGTGAAGGTTGGCTTGAAGCAACTCTAAGCAAGAAAATCCCAGTACCATTAAGCGCAGCTGAGGCAGAAGCAAAGGCCTTTGAAGTGGGTTTGCTCTTTGCTAAGGAGGTCAGCGTACGTGATGTTATTCTGAAAGGTGATTCTATGATAATTAATAATGCTCTCTGTAACTATTCTCTAGCCCCATCTTCAATTGCTGCTATGGTCCAAGGTATTCAAGACGTCAGTGGAGATTTTCGAAGTGTAGGATGTTCTAATGTTAGGAGACAAGGAAACTTACCAGCCCATATATTAGCAAAGTATGCGTCTAGCATGACTAACTATGTTGCGTGGATTGAAGAGGACCCTTGCTGTATCATGCAAGCTCTTGTCTGTGATGTAAACTCTCTTTCAAAGATGCAATAA